A stretch of Cydia splendana chromosome 7, ilCydSple1.2, whole genome shotgun sequence DNA encodes these proteins:
- the LOC134792541 gene encoding solute carrier family 22 member 13-like, which produces MASFTQTILMFGLLFGVYLFGWLSDRFGRRKAIFSSAFLVVVLMVVSSFAPDYWTFCTLRFFTGVATGGVLIVSIVMVLEVVGPQHREAAGCGINLPDGLAEASLVSFVQFSPTWRIYLLSMSGASALIMGFLVLLPESPRWLMARGRLDEAKALMMKAAKCNNLDLTTTEENINSILSRESKEIKTPTYCDLFKTKKLFTRTLCSALVWTIAGMGYFGITQYCTFLGTNVFVSVVIMGLMQIPAAFIATWLNKVYGRKATIISNLSITGLTMFLLIFASPDHWAALTLGIVGLWAATITFNVLYVYVSELFPTPLRNMGYGVSSSGAKIGAMIAPFIANLCPHWIPSLIFSVVAFLGAGVCCVLPETKGRALEDELGD; this is translated from the exons ATGGCTAGTTTTACGCAAACGATATTGATGTTCGGTTTGCTGTTCGGGGTTTATTTGTTTGGATGGCTCTCTGACAG ATTTGGACGTCGCAAAGCGATTTTTTCCTCCGCGTTTCTCGTGGTGGTTCTGATGGTGGTTTCCAGCTTCGCCCCCGATTACTGGACTTTCTGTACCCTTCGCTTCTTTACCGGTGTTGCTACGGGCGGAGTGCTTATCGTGAGCATTGTCATGGTACTTGAGGTGGTGGGCCCACAACATAGGGAAGCCGCAG GTTGCGGAATCAACTTGCCTGACGGTCTCGCCGAAGCTTCCCTGGTCTCGTTCGTCCAGTTCTCGCCGACGTGGAGAATATACCTCCTCTCCATGAGCGGTGCGTCTGCCCTCATCATGGGTTTTCTGGTCTTGCTGCCTGAATCACCACGGTGGCTGATGGCTAGAGGACGGTTGGATGAGGCGAAGGCATTGATGATGAAGGCGGCTAAATG CAATAACCTGGATCTTACGACCACAGAAGAAAACATAAACAGCATTCTTTCAAGAGAATCCAAAGAAATTAAAACCCCAACATATTGCGACCTGTTCAAAACGAAGAAGCTGTTCACTAGAACCCTGTGTTCTGCGCTGGTGTGGACGATCGCTGGGATGGGGTACTTCGGCATCACGCAATACTGCACGTTCTTAGGGACGAATGTGTTTGTCTCGGTCGTCATTATGGGATTGATGCAG ATACCTGCTGCTTTCATAGCAACCTGGCTGAACAAAGTTTACGGCAGAAAAGCAACTATTATAAGCAATCTATCCATCACTGGCCTCACCATGTTTCTACTCATCTTCGCTTCTCCTGACCACTGGGCCGCTCTGACGTTAGGAATCGTCGGTCTCTGGGCTGCGACCATAACCTTCAACGTTCTTTATGTATACGTGTCTGAATTATTCCCAACTCCTTTAAGGAATATGGGTTACGGTGTGAGCTCATCAGGGGCTAAGATTGGAGCTATGATAGCTCCTTTTATAGCAAATCTCTGCCCTCATTGGATACCGTCGTTAATATTTTCTGTAGTGGCGTTTTTGGGGGCAGGCGTCTGTTGCGTTTTACCGGAAACTAAAGGAAGGGCGTTGGAAGATGAATTAGGGGATTGA